DNA from Mucilaginibacter mallensis:
GTTCAAACTTAGTAGTATCCCGCATGGCATAGGTACCCCAGGCCCTGTAAGCCGAAATATTATCGCGGGTTCGCCAGGTTGATCCGACCAGTCTTTTATCAGTAAAATATTTTAAAATTTCAGCACCTATACCTGTATCACCTCCCCCGTTATCACGTATATCCAGTATTATACCTTTGCAAGTATATAGTTCGGGCAGTATTGCCTTGAATTTATAGATGAGCGAATCATCGCCAAAGGTATTCAGCTTAACATAACCTATGTCTCCTATCTTTTTAAAATCCATCGCCTTATAGGGAGTATTAAATTTACGCCTTACCCATTGGGTTCTTACTGTATGAAACTGGTAATTATAATCGATCATTTTACCTTTTGGCGTGCGTAGCTTCAAATGCCATACCCGGGTTGAATCCGTGCCATAAAACATCATATAGGCAGCATTATTCCATAACACATGCTCTGTTGATTCACTTATATAAGGTATGATCTCTTTTTCAGCATATTCTTTTGCAGGCACACCGTCAACAGTTGTCAGTTCCGAACCCAGCGGCACCTGGTCTTTGTATTGCACAGGTATATCGGTTACAAAAAAGTGCTTGTCAAAATTCTCAATATAGATCCATTTATAGCGCGATTTATGCGTAAGCAACTGCCCGGGAAAACCAATACCTGTATGCCCATCTTTTAACAATGCACAAAACTTTTCCATCACCTCGTAATACTGCCAGGTATTTTTAGTGGCTAATATTTTAGGTATATATGCACGATAGGTACTATCCCAGTTTACATGGGCGTGATCAAAATAGGCAAAGTTATAGCTGGTCTCTTCCCAAAATTTACTTAAACCATAAAGTTTATCAGCATCAGGCAGATTAGCAACCGTATCAATTTGCGCAAATGATTTAGTTGATATAGACAAAAACAGGCCTAAAGCGGCAAAAGCAGTAAACAGTTTTTTCATAGTATGGATTTTCGGAGGTAAAGGCAATTTCTATGCTAACTACATAAATAATTAACAATCAAATATTTATATCGTAAATTCAAAACATAAAACGTTCGGAAACGTACACCTGTTGTTCGATACAGAACGAATATGGTAATTAATATTAATTTTGCGACAAAACAGATAAAGTAATATGTCAGCAAAAAATAAAGCAGTTTTTTTAGACCGTGATGGAGTATTGAACCAGGAAATGGGCGATTACGTTCGCCGTATGGAGGACTTTCACATACTCGATAACTTTGAGGCCTTAAAAACATTGCAGGATAAAGGATATTTGCTGATAGTTGCCACCAACCAGGGCGGCTTAGCCAAAGGCTGGTATACAGAGGATGAGCTGGCAAAAATGCATGGCGAACTAAGAAAACAATACCATGCCCACGGTGTTGAATTTACCGACATGTTCTATTGCCCACATCACCCTGATTTTACCGGTGAGTGCGACTGCCGCAAACCAAAACCGGGTTTATTATTAAGGGGAATTGAAAAATATAACCTCGACCCGACCCAATCTTATTTTATTGGCGACAGGGAGCGTGATGTAGAGGCAGGCACTGCCGCAGGTGTAAACGGAATATTAATTAACAGCGATCAACCAATAAGTACGATATTAGATTTGATAAAGTAATATTATACATGGCTTTACCTAAATACTTAAAAAACCTCGATTCACTTTTAGCAGCAATAGCTGGTTTTTATGCTGTACATTTATATACTGCCTATAGCGGTATCGGCATTTCGCCCGATTCAATTATGTATGCCAGTACAGCGCGGAATATTTATGAACATGGCTCGCTGTTAACATTTAATGGCTCACCGCTGGTTTTCTTCCCGGTTTTTTATCCATTCTTTTTAAGTATTGCATTATTTATTTCAAGGGTTGATACGGTTACGGCTGCACCTTATATAAATGGTTTATTGTTTGCCGCTGTAATATTCATCACCGGGTATATTGTATCAAAATTCAAATCAAAACCCTTTATTTATAAGTGGCTTATATTGATAGCATTAGTATTAAGCCCAGCCCTGCTCGAGATCTATACTTATTTATGGTCTGAAACGCTATTTATACTAGAGACAGTATTATTTGTGCTGGTCTACCGTAACTACATGTTAAAGCATAGTATGAAAAGCCTGCTATTACTTAGCCTATTAGTTGCCGTAAGCTGTATAACCCGCTATGCAGGCGTTACTCTAATAGGTGCGGGCGGACTGTTGATGTTGCTCGATGATGAGCTTGTTATTCGCAAGAAAATACAGCATATATTAATATTTGGCTTCTCCTCTATCTCATTATTAGTATTAAACCTGATAAAAAACCGGCTTTCAACAGGCTTAAGCACCGGCACCCGCGAACCTGCGGTAACCCCCTTAAGCAGAAACCTGTATTATGCCGGCACAGTTATGTGCGATTGGATGGGATTACCTAATACATTCTATCCTTATGCAATAGCCATAGCATGTATTATATTATTATCGTTGGTTGCTCTATTAGCTTGGCGGGCCTATAACCGGAAGATGAACACTACGGAAAACATTGTAATTATGTTTGCCGCATTCTATGGTATTTTCATTCCTGTTTTGGCGAGTGTTTCGCGCTTTGAGCCACTTAACAGTCGTTTGCTATCGCCGATGTTTGTTTGTTTGCTGATAGCCTGCACCAGCTGGGTACCGGATATATTAAACGGACTACAGCTTAAAAAACAACTAATTTATGCCATACCATTTGTGGTGCTTATGCTGGCCTTTGAATACTCCGTAGGCGCAACAGATTACCAGCGCTATGACGATGAGGGCGATTACGGCGTTCCCGGTTATACCGATGACGACTGGAATACCTCAAAATTCATCACCTTCCTGAAAACACATAAGGATATTTACAAACCAGGCGTACCCAAATATTCCGATGCGGATGAAGCCGTATATTTCTTTACCGGCACTACCGCTACATTACTGCCACATCGGTATTTCACCAATACTGTAGCTCATTTTTATGGAGTTAAGCATTATTATTTAATCTGGTTCAAAAATTTAAATAATACGGAGCTGATCGGCCTGAAAGACATCCAGCAACAACATAAATTAACCACACTATACTCATTTCCCGAAGGCGCGGTGTATGAGTATAATGCTGATGATAAGTGAGCCGATTTAAAATTATCGCTTAATTATTGTTAATAGCTTCGTATTCAGCAAACTATTGCACACAATTCTATTTTCTCAACAATTGTAACAAAACCTGAAAAAATTGTTACTTTTGTATCCCGTACACAAACATTTTATTCCGGCCTAAAACCGGCATTAAAATCACAAAAAATTTATGACTAAATACATTTTTGTTACGGGCGGCGTTACTTCGTCGTTAGGAAAAGGCATTATTTCAGCTTCACTGGCTAAACTTTTGCAATCGCGCGGCTACAGCGTAACTATTCAGAAATTCGATCCCTACATTAACATCGATCCCGGAACGCTTAACCCTTATGAGCACGGCGAATGCTATGTTACTGAAGATGGTGCTGAAACCGATCTTGACCTTGGTCACTACGAGCGTTTCCTGAATACGCCTACCTCCAAAGCAAATAATATTACCACTGGCCGTATCTACCAAAATGTTATCAATAAAGAGCGTGAAGGTGCTTTTTTAGGTAAAACTGTACAGGTAGTTCCGCACATAACCGATGAAATAAAAAGAAACATTCGCATACTGGGCGAAAGCGGCCAGTATGATATCGTGATCACCGAATTAGGTGGTACCGTGGGTGATATTGAGTCATTACCATACATCGAGGCTGTAAGGCAGTTCAGGTGGGAAGTAGGCAGCAGCAACTCGCTGGTTATTCACTTAACACTTATCCCTTTCCTGGCAGCAGCAGGCGAATTAAAAACCAAGCCTACACAACACTCTGTTAAAATGTTGTTGGAGTATGGTATCCAGCCTGATATTTTGGTTTGCCGTACCGAGCATCACCTCACCATGGATATCCGCAAAAAGATAGCCTTGTTCTGTAATGTGAATATCAACGCGGTTATTGAATCAATTGACGCATCAACTATATATGATGTGCCTTTGCTGATGCTGAAAGAACAGTTGGATAAAACAGTATTAACCAAATTAAAGCTATCGCACAAAAATGAGCCCAGCCTTGAAAACTGGAAGGAATTTTTGGGCCGCTTAAAAAATCCTACATCCGAAGTAAGAATTGGCCTGGTAGGTAAATATGTTGAATTGCCCGATGCTTATAAATCAATTGTTGAATCATTTATACACGCCGGTGCAAAAAATGAGTGTAAGGTTAAGGTTGATTACATCCACTCCGAGCAATTAACTATCGAAAACGCTGTTGAACGCCTGAAAGGCCTGCATGGCGTTTTGGTTGCCCCAGGGTTTGGT
Protein-coding regions in this window:
- a CDS encoding S41 family peptidase; its protein translation is MKKLFTAFAALGLFLSISTKSFAQIDTVANLPDADKLYGLSKFWEETSYNFAYFDHAHVNWDSTYRAYIPKILATKNTWQYYEVMEKFCALLKDGHTGIGFPGQLLTHKSRYKWIYIENFDKHFFVTDIPVQYKDQVPLGSELTTVDGVPAKEYAEKEIIPYISESTEHVLWNNAAYMMFYGTDSTRVWHLKLRTPKGKMIDYNYQFHTVRTQWVRRKFNTPYKAMDFKKIGDIGYVKLNTFGDDSLIYKFKAILPELYTCKGIILDIRDNGGGDTGIGAEILKYFTDKRLVGSTWRTRDNISAYRAWGTYAMRDTTKFEHLDDWHKKVVLSAKGNYWYKGDTMTFDNDIKVKKITCPLIVLTGNNTASAAEDFLVILDGLKPRATTMGQRTYGSTGQPMPIKLPGLDESRICTKRDTYPDGRDFVGIGVIPDIEIPRNVNDVIDGTDNVLDAAVKEMNKKIK
- a CDS encoding D-glycero-alpha-D-manno-heptose-1,7-bisphosphate 7-phosphatase, which produces MSAKNKAVFLDRDGVLNQEMGDYVRRMEDFHILDNFEALKTLQDKGYLLIVATNQGGLAKGWYTEDELAKMHGELRKQYHAHGVEFTDMFYCPHHPDFTGECDCRKPKPGLLLRGIEKYNLDPTQSYFIGDRERDVEAGTAAGVNGILINSDQPISTILDLIK
- a CDS encoding CTP synthase, which gives rise to MTKYIFVTGGVTSSLGKGIISASLAKLLQSRGYSVTIQKFDPYINIDPGTLNPYEHGECYVTEDGAETDLDLGHYERFLNTPTSKANNITTGRIYQNVINKEREGAFLGKTVQVVPHITDEIKRNIRILGESGQYDIVITELGGTVGDIESLPYIEAVRQFRWEVGSSNSLVIHLTLIPFLAAAGELKTKPTQHSVKMLLEYGIQPDILVCRTEHHLTMDIRKKIALFCNVNINAVIESIDASTIYDVPLLMLKEQLDKTVLTKLKLSHKNEPSLENWKEFLGRLKNPTSEVRIGLVGKYVELPDAYKSIVESFIHAGAKNECKVKVDYIHSEQLTIENAVERLKGLHGVLVAPGFGQRGFEGKIEAIRYVRENNIPFFGICLGMQCAVVEFGRNVLGLKDANSTEMNPETEFPVINMMEDQKKVIHKGGTMRLGAYPCDLKKNSKAAAIYGKAHISERHRHRYEFNNTYLKDYENAGLMPSGINPENNLVEIVELKNHPFFIGAQFHPELKSTVANPHPLFINFVAASLAYARKK